The proteins below come from a single Chryseobacterium capnotolerans genomic window:
- a CDS encoding lysophospholipid acyltransferase family protein, giving the protein MAKILNYLWRFWLLLLAFVLTITLGIPVYILSFSKKHYKYAYKFVRLWCFGMFYGMGFRYDLIKLSEQDKDRNKEYVFISNHTSIMDIMLTCILFPHHPICFVGKKELVKIPIFGTIYQRICVMVDRASAKSRADVYRRCAEKMEEGNSIAIFPEGGVPDDTSIILDDFKDGAFMLSSKHNSPIAVYTFIGLKKMFPFDNSKGYPGRVKVYFNGIIEPTDSPKDLKAEAYQVIKKTLIEHSI; this is encoded by the coding sequence GTGGCAAAAATTTTAAATTATCTCTGGAGATTCTGGCTTTTGTTATTGGCATTTGTTCTAACAATCACTCTTGGGATCCCCGTTTATATCTTATCTTTTAGTAAAAAGCATTATAAATACGCTTATAAATTTGTGCGTTTATGGTGTTTCGGCATGTTTTACGGTATGGGTTTCCGATATGATCTCATTAAACTCTCTGAGCAAGACAAAGACAGAAACAAAGAATATGTTTTCATCTCGAATCACACTTCGATTATGGATATCATGTTAACCTGTATTCTTTTTCCACACCATCCCATTTGTTTTGTTGGGAAGAAAGAGCTTGTTAAGATTCCTATTTTCGGAACCATTTATCAAAGGATTTGTGTAATGGTAGACAGAGCGAGTGCCAAAAGCCGTGCAGATGTTTATCGCAGATGTGCTGAAAAAATGGAGGAGGGAAACAGTATTGCTATTTTCCCGGAAGGTGGTGTACCGGATGACACTTCCATTATTCTGGATGACTTTAAAGATGGGGCGTTTATGCTATCCTCAAAACATAATTCTCCTATCGCTGTTTATACCTTTATCGGGCTTAAGAAAATGTTTCCTTTTGATAACTCTAAAGGCTACCCTGGAAGAGTAAAAGTTTATTTCAATGGAATCATAGAACCTACTGACTCTCCAAAAGACTTAAAAGCAGAGGCTTATCAAGTAATTAAAAAAACCTTGATAGAGCATTCTATTTAA
- a CDS encoding prolyl oligopeptidase family serine peptidase — MAEKGKELAEVIIMDVKDKYIHPEIITSTTPAGIGGIKWLDDNSGFFYTYFPVNDSKSPDFYRNTKAILYKIGANPKELREVFSASNNPELKIDEKKSPIILDSNDKYYVGMLVDNNYYRQTFIISKKDLLQGKKTWKPLYNKEDKVRSLQLIDNELFFLSQYNSQNYTLCKTNLEKPNFRTPEILIPEKKDEVIGQYRLTKDGIYYTTTKNGVEAKLYLYKDGKDISIKLPYPSGNINLQAKGKDDSDIWINCSGWANQEQRFRYDLKTNSFVAENIAPIMEYVEFKDIEVKEVIVKARDGEEIPLSLIYNKNIQRNGNNPVLIDSYGSFGASYSPYFSRIYLLWVNQGGVMAIAHVRGGGEKGEKWRLGGYKETKPNTWGDLIDCTEYLIKEKYTSKNKVGIWGASAGGITVGRAITERPDLFKAAILELPITNTLRDVLSIASNVDEYGTLKDPKEFKGLLEMDAYHHISKGVQYPATFITGGINDPRVLAWEPVKFAAKLMANNTSKNPVLLKIDYEGGHGVNTTALHAHSNLSDIFAFAFWQLGHPDYQQKPMK, encoded by the coding sequence ATGGCTGAAAAAGGAAAAGAATTGGCTGAAGTTATTATAATGGATGTAAAGGATAAGTATATCCATCCTGAAATTATTACCAGTACGACTCCTGCAGGTATAGGAGGAATAAAGTGGCTGGATGATAATTCTGGATTTTTTTATACATACTTTCCTGTTAATGATTCCAAATCCCCTGATTTTTATAGAAATACGAAAGCTATTTTATATAAAATTGGAGCCAATCCTAAAGAATTGAGAGAAGTTTTTTCAGCTAGTAATAATCCTGAATTAAAAATAGATGAAAAAAAATCTCCTATTATCTTAGATTCTAATGATAAGTATTATGTTGGAATGTTGGTTGATAATAATTATTACAGGCAAACATTTATAATTTCCAAAAAAGATTTATTACAAGGTAAAAAAACATGGAAACCTCTTTATAATAAAGAAGATAAAGTGAGATCTTTACAACTTATTGATAATGAGTTGTTTTTTTTGTCTCAATATAATTCTCAAAATTATACCCTCTGTAAAACCAATCTTGAAAAACCAAATTTTAGAACTCCTGAAATTTTAATTCCTGAAAAGAAGGATGAAGTTATAGGCCAATATCGGCTTACTAAAGATGGTATTTATTACACAACAACCAAGAATGGAGTAGAAGCCAAGCTATATCTATATAAAGATGGTAAAGATATTTCAATTAAGTTACCCTATCCATCAGGAAATATAAATTTACAAGCAAAGGGAAAAGATGATTCAGATATCTGGATAAATTGCTCCGGATGGGCAAACCAGGAACAGCGTTTTAGATATGATCTAAAAACAAATTCTTTTGTTGCTGAAAATATAGCTCCTATTATGGAATATGTTGAATTTAAGGATATTGAAGTAAAAGAAGTAATTGTAAAGGCAAGAGATGGGGAAGAAATACCATTGTCCCTTATATATAATAAAAATATACAACGTAATGGTAATAATCCAGTATTGATTGATTCCTATGGTTCTTTTGGAGCTTCCTACAGTCCATATTTTTCCCGTATTTATCTATTATGGGTAAATCAAGGAGGTGTTATGGCTATTGCTCATGTAAGAGGTGGTGGGGAAAAAGGAGAGAAATGGCGTTTAGGGGGTTATAAAGAAACAAAACCTAACACATGGGGGGATTTAATAGACTGTACAGAATATTTAATAAAAGAAAAATATACCTCAAAAAATAAAGTGGGGATTTGGGGAGCAAGTGCAGGTGGAATTACAGTTGGAAGAGCTATAACAGAAAGACCAGATTTATTTAAAGCAGCAATTTTAGAATTGCCAATAACCAATACATTAAGGGATGTGCTTAGTATTGCAAGTAATGTGGATGAATATGGAACCTTAAAAGATCCTAAAGAATTTAAAGGTCTATTAGAAATGGATGCTTATCATCATATTAGTAAAGGAGTACAATATCCTGCAACATTTATAACTGGAGGAATAAATGATCCAAGAGTACTTGCCTGGGAACCTGTGAAATTTGCGGCTAAATTAATGGCAAATAATACATCAAAAAATCCTGTTTTACTTAAGATAGATTATGAAGGTGGGCATGGAGTTAATACAACTGCTCTTCATGCGCACTCAAACCTTTCAGATATTTTTGCTTTCGCCTTTTGGCAACTAGGACATCCTGATTATCAGCAAAAGCCAATGAAGTGA
- a CDS encoding DUF3810 domain-containing protein, which yields MHTKNRLHIYKKKRFWAGVLLAQFLLFYGFSKSSLMIAFFDKFFEFQKKLHQTAFSWLSFSVGDIIYILLGVLLLYSLISLLKKNSRSSSLLRILIIGNIFYFIYQIFWGMLYFQTPIIKKLSSQDTPEINKAKTLALQYLEKCKITRARVHEDQNGIFMVTNLKAVQQEIMFQQTQLPHYISDKKATQILAIKPSLFRKVMNFTGILGYYNPFTAEAQYNAELPHTFIPFTTAHESSHQLGFAREQEANFIGYLMGIHSNNQDLKYSTEYFTLKSLLRFIVEEDPEFVKSVIQNYSPGMKRDRAYEKSFIFKHQGWLDDFFGFTNNLFLKSNQQEGSVTYSYFIDLLLNYEK from the coding sequence GTGCACACTAAAAATAGACTACACATATATAAGAAGAAAAGGTTTTGGGCAGGTGTATTACTTGCCCAATTTCTTTTGTTTTATGGTTTCTCGAAATCTTCATTGATGATTGCTTTTTTTGATAAGTTCTTCGAATTCCAGAAAAAACTTCATCAAACGGCCTTTAGCTGGCTTTCTTTTTCAGTGGGAGATATCATCTATATCCTATTGGGAGTTCTTCTTTTATATAGCCTTATTAGCTTATTGAAGAAGAATAGCAGAAGCTCTTCCCTATTAAGAATTCTTATCATTGGAAATATCTTTTACTTTATCTACCAGATATTCTGGGGAATGCTGTATTTCCAGACTCCGATCATTAAAAAGCTTTCTAGTCAGGATACTCCTGAAATCAACAAAGCTAAAACACTAGCGTTACAGTATCTGGAAAAATGTAAGATCACCCGTGCACGGGTACACGAGGATCAGAATGGCATTTTCATGGTTACTAACCTAAAGGCTGTACAACAGGAGATCATGTTCCAGCAGACTCAGCTGCCACACTATATCTCGGATAAAAAGGCGACTCAGATTCTTGCTATTAAACCCAGTTTATTTAGAAAAGTAATGAATTTTACCGGCATATTGGGATATTACAATCCATTTACCGCAGAAGCGCAGTATAACGCTGAATTACCACACACTTTCATACCCTTTACAACAGCCCATGAAAGCTCTCACCAGCTTGGCTTTGCCAGAGAACAGGAAGCTAATTTTATAGGATATCTGATGGGGATTCATTCCAACAATCAGGACTTAAAATACAGCACTGAATATTTTACTTTAAAAAGCCTTTTACGGTTTATTGTTGAAGAAGATCCTGAGTTTGTAAAATCAGTGATCCAAAACTACTCTCCAGGAATGAAAAGAGACCGCGCTTATGAAAAAAGTTTCATATTCAAGCATCAAGGCTGGCTTGATGACTTCTTTGGATTCACTAACAACCTGTTCCTGAAGAGTAATCAACAGGAAGGTTCAGTGACCTATTCTTACTTTATAGACCTCCTTCTCAACTATGAAAAATAG
- a CDS encoding thiopeptide-type bacteriocin biosynthesis protein, with protein sequence MKRMLVPGSEWLYIKIYTGVKTADIILEEAVIPLLQELREKNLIKKWFFIRYNDPRIHLRLRFELSDPNHFTKVLSLVNVYLEEYRDSGEITEFIIDVYQREIERYGEATMEKAEFLFWKSSESLLYEYLHFDDEEKIMVSIYYIDKILECLGLSIQEKLNWIKEFDIAFKQEFNADKKLNSALDKKYRMFIQNYSEFIDSAEYESFRQYIITNIRDTKEILKDIEKYYSAPLQGFFRSIFHMHINRMFVSNQRVFEMIIYDYLFRYYKTLVFKSSRTG encoded by the coding sequence ATGAAAAGAATGTTAGTTCCGGGCAGCGAGTGGTTGTATATCAAGATTTATACAGGAGTAAAAACAGCTGATATTATTTTAGAGGAGGCTGTAATACCTTTATTACAGGAACTTCGAGAGAAAAACTTAATAAAAAAATGGTTTTTTATCCGCTATAATGATCCACGGATTCATCTTCGGCTTCGTTTTGAACTTTCGGATCCTAACCATTTTACTAAGGTTCTTTCATTAGTAAATGTTTATCTGGAGGAATACAGGGATTCCGGTGAAATAACAGAGTTTATAATAGATGTTTATCAGCGGGAAATTGAGCGGTATGGAGAAGCTACGATGGAAAAAGCTGAGTTTTTATTTTGGAAGAGCAGTGAGAGTCTACTGTATGAGTATCTTCACTTTGATGATGAAGAAAAAATTATGGTATCTATTTATTATATTGATAAGATATTAGAATGCCTTGGATTGTCTATTCAGGAAAAATTAAATTGGATAAAAGAATTTGATATTGCTTTTAAACAAGAATTCAACGCAGATAAAAAGCTAAACAGTGCACTTGATAAAAAATACAGGATGTTTATTCAAAATTATTCTGAGTTTATAGATTCTGCTGAGTACGAATCTTTTCGACAGTATATTATTACAAATATCCGTGACACTAAAGAAATACTGAAAGATATTGAAAAATATTATTCAGCTCCTTTACAAGGTTTTTTCCGAAGTATATTTCATATGCATATCAATAGAATGTTTGTTTCAAATCAACGCGTGTTTGAAATGATCATCTATGATTATTTGTTCAGGTACTATAAAACTCTTGTTTTTAAAAGCAGCAGAACGGGATGA
- a CDS encoding helix-turn-helix domain-containing protein, with protein sequence MKYIVLIILLLTNSLASAQKNKFSNLYEFTYPELKNKFYDYYDQNKNSEAKQIARYYLQKAKKEKNTLEIAEGYVLIHFYEDFPTAIKYLDSLTIITKNIKGNLYPARTYLSKGNLYYKHDNLKAALDNYILGLKYAKEQHDEKQTAYANMNIAYINSYIGKNKEAAKIFRYYLYHGDSITDDYQHTQMRIALISCYLEINKLDSANLLIKEGQKAILSGKNKYDPNLYSYLAGTYDLKSKAYNTAITKLSNAYTYFTNNNENINANSALYNLGKAYQGIKNEEKVTETYIKLDSNVQKFNITFPELREVYIYLIDYYKGKNNQQKQLYYIDRFLAVDKKLDEQVQYLSTELPKKYDTPNLLQEKENIIEELKFRKTVLYISMGALLLILLFIIYLYYKSKKREKEQRKIAQDLISLVEKKNIEEKKTGEKHEVDDIEVNDILIPEPIGQDDKNSKSISEEVTQFILQELRIFESKELFLKKGITLANLAKNIKTNTAYLSEIINTHKGKNFASYLNDLRIDFALNRLVNDKKFRSYKLSVIAEELGYNNEQAFSLAFKKKTGTTLSTYIKEIDSLKNSQKTHN encoded by the coding sequence ATGAAATATATAGTCCTAATTATATTATTATTAACCAATAGTTTGGCAAGTGCTCAAAAAAACAAATTTAGTAATTTATATGAATTTACTTATCCGGAACTAAAGAATAAGTTCTATGATTATTATGACCAAAATAAAAATTCTGAGGCCAAACAAATAGCCAGATATTATCTACAAAAGGCTAAAAAAGAAAAAAACACTCTCGAAATAGCAGAAGGCTATGTCCTAATACATTTTTATGAAGATTTTCCAACAGCCATCAAATATCTTGATAGTTTAACGATCATCACAAAAAATATAAAAGGAAATTTATATCCTGCCAGAACCTATTTGAGCAAAGGAAATCTATATTATAAGCATGATAATTTAAAAGCGGCATTGGATAATTATATTTTAGGGCTTAAATACGCAAAAGAGCAGCACGACGAAAAGCAAACAGCCTATGCCAATATGAACATTGCTTATATCAATAGTTACATAGGTAAGAATAAAGAGGCAGCTAAAATATTCAGATATTATCTATACCATGGAGATAGTATCACAGATGATTATCAACACACTCAAATGCGCATAGCCCTTATAAGCTGCTATCTTGAGATTAACAAATTAGACTCTGCTAATTTGTTAATTAAAGAAGGACAAAAGGCTATTCTATCAGGTAAAAATAAATATGACCCTAATCTATATTCTTATTTAGCTGGAACTTACGACCTTAAGTCAAAAGCTTACAATACAGCAATTACCAAACTTTCAAATGCTTATACTTATTTTACCAATAATAATGAAAACATCAATGCTAATTCTGCCCTTTATAATTTAGGAAAGGCTTACCAGGGAATAAAAAATGAGGAAAAGGTTACAGAGACTTACATTAAACTAGATTCCAATGTACAAAAATTCAATATTACGTTTCCTGAACTTCGTGAAGTCTATATATACCTTATAGATTATTATAAAGGAAAAAATAATCAGCAAAAGCAACTTTATTATATTGACCGCTTTCTAGCCGTTGATAAAAAACTCGATGAACAGGTTCAATATTTATCTACAGAATTGCCTAAAAAGTATGATACTCCAAATCTCCTACAGGAAAAAGAAAATATCATCGAGGAATTAAAATTTAGAAAAACAGTGCTTTATATTTCTATGGGCGCACTTCTATTGATACTTCTATTCATTATATATTTATACTATAAATCTAAGAAAAGAGAAAAAGAACAGAGAAAAATTGCACAAGATTTAATCAGTTTGGTTGAAAAGAAAAATATTGAGGAGAAAAAGACAGGTGAAAAACATGAAGTTGATGATATCGAAGTAAATGATATACTTATTCCTGAGCCTATTGGACAAGATGATAAAAATTCAAAAAGCATATCTGAAGAAGTTACTCAGTTTATATTACAGGAATTGAGAATATTTGAATCCAAAGAACTCTTCTTAAAAAAGGGAATTACATTAGCCAACTTAGCAAAAAACATAAAAACCAATACTGCCTATTTATCAGAAATAATCAATACTCATAAAGGAAAAAACTTCGCAAGTTACCTTAATGACCTGCGTATTGATTTTGCTTTAAACAGATTGGTAAATGATAAAAAATTCCGTTCCTACAAATTGTCTGTTATTGCTGAGGAGCTGGGATATAATAATGAGCAGGCATTTTCTTTAGCTTTTAAGAAAAAAACAGGCACTACACTCTCTACATACATTAAAGAGATCGATAGTCTAAAAAATTCTCAAAAAACCCATAACTAA
- a CDS encoding prolyl oligopeptidase family serine peptidase gives MINRLLWILWNIKYSFFAKTYLLWVNQGGMVAIAHVRGGGEKGDQWRLAGFKATKPNTWRDLIDCTEYLIKEKYTSSDKVAIWGASAGGITVGRAMTERPDLFKAVIAEVGAMNMLRDEAAVNSQPKEFGSVKDPEEFKGLLEMDAYQHIKKGTKYPATFITGGLNDQRVTPWMPVKFAAKLIADNASDNPILLKIDFEGGHSGNVPIAQRYANIGDIFTFALWQLGHPDYQPKEEKRK, from the coding sequence ATTATTAATAGACTCTTATGGATCCTATGGAATATCAAGTACTCCTTTTTTGCTAAAACATACTTATTATGGGTAAATCAAGGCGGAATGGTTGCTATTGCCCATGTAAGAGGCGGAGGTGAAAAAGGAGATCAGTGGAGGTTAGCGGGTTTTAAAGCAACAAAACCTAATACATGGAGGGATTTAATTGACTGTACGGAATATCTGATCAAAGAGAAATATACTTCCAGTGATAAAGTTGCTATCTGGGGTGCAAGTGCAGGAGGTATAACCGTAGGTAGAGCTATGACCGAAAGACCAGATCTTTTTAAAGCAGTTATTGCAGAAGTAGGAGCAATGAATATGCTTAGGGATGAAGCTGCAGTTAATAGTCAGCCAAAAGAATTTGGTTCTGTAAAAGATCCTGAAGAATTTAAAGGGTTGTTAGAAATGGATGCTTATCAGCATATTAAGAAAGGAACAAAATACCCTGCTACCTTTATAACAGGAGGCTTGAATGATCAGAGAGTAACACCATGGATGCCTGTGAAGTTTGCGGCTAAATTAATAGCAGATAATGCCTCTGATAATCCGATTTTATTGAAAATAGACTTTGAAGGCGGGCATTCAGGTAATGTACCAATAGCTCAGAGATATGCTAATATAGGAGATATTTTTACGTTTGCATTGTGGCAATTAGGGCATCCTGACTATCAACCTAAAGAAGAAAAAAGAAAATAA
- a CDS encoding GtrA family protein, with amino-acid sequence MKEILIRQKQVLFFIIAGGLSAIVEIGSFKIFSTYLPHFFAKEINFHGVHYPLSNILSTSCGIISNYFLSIWFVFERGKHSKKKEFAYFMVVSFISTLFSLGFFQIFYSFIFKDNINLIFYTLSPEMISKIAAILLVSILNYSVKKKVIFNG; translated from the coding sequence ATGAAAGAAATACTCATACGCCAGAAGCAGGTTTTGTTCTTCATTATTGCCGGAGGATTAAGCGCCATTGTTGAGATTGGCAGCTTCAAAATATTCAGTACTTACCTGCCTCATTTCTTTGCAAAAGAAATAAACTTTCATGGTGTACATTATCCTTTAAGCAACATTCTCTCTACCAGCTGCGGGATTATCAGCAACTACTTCCTGAGCATATGGTTTGTTTTTGAAAGAGGAAAGCATTCCAAGAAAAAAGAGTTCGCTTATTTTATGGTGGTTTCCTTTATCTCCACTTTATTCAGTCTTGGTTTCTTTCAGATATTCTACAGTTTTATATTTAAGGATAATATCAATTTAATTTTTTATACCTTGAGTCCTGAAATGATCAGTAAGATTGCAGCAATCCTGCTGGTTTCCATTCTTAATTATTCGGTAAAAAAGAAAGTAATTTTTAACGGTTAA
- a CDS encoding BadF/BadG/BcrA/BcrD ATPase family protein: MVAIVDSGSTKSDWVILDDFKKVFLKTETIGFNPNFINRELIAPEIQKNSNLISVKNSITKVFFYGSGCGVEKNRQTIETELRKVFDKAEVIVKEDLMAAAYAAYKGKPAIVCILGTGSNSCYFDGKDVKIELPSLGFLMGDEGSGSAIGKQLVRRYFMKKLPADLHAEFETDYKLTIEDALKHMYHAPRPNAYLADFNKFVVERKDHPYFVNMVFEEMKSFFEYQVIPYQEANDAEINFIGSIAYYYENILRSVAEELNLNVGHVVQKPIESLVDYHIKYIL; encoded by the coding sequence ATGGTTGCTATTGTAGATAGTGGTTCTACTAAATCGGATTGGGTAATACTCGATGACTTCAAAAAGGTTTTTCTGAAAACCGAAACCATCGGTTTCAATCCGAATTTTATCAACAGAGAACTTATCGCACCTGAAATACAGAAGAACAGCAACCTGATATCGGTAAAAAATTCAATCACCAAAGTCTTTTTTTATGGCTCAGGATGTGGAGTGGAAAAAAACCGCCAAACTATAGAGACTGAACTTAGAAAAGTGTTTGACAAAGCTGAAGTCATTGTAAAAGAAGACCTGATGGCCGCTGCTTATGCTGCCTATAAAGGAAAACCTGCGATTGTGTGCATCTTAGGCACAGGATCAAATTCATGTTATTTTGATGGTAAAGATGTGAAGATTGAACTGCCATCTCTTGGGTTCCTAATGGGAGACGAGGGAAGCGGAAGTGCAATCGGAAAACAATTGGTACGCAGATATTTCATGAAAAAATTACCTGCAGATCTTCACGCCGAATTTGAGACAGATTATAAACTTACCATAGAAGATGCATTGAAACATATGTATCACGCTCCAAGACCAAATGCTTATTTGGCTGATTTCAATAAATTTGTTGTCGAAAGAAAGGATCACCCTTACTTTGTAAACATGGTTTTCGAAGAAATGAAAAGCTTCTTCGAATATCAGGTAATACCTTATCAGGAGGCCAATGATGCTGAAATCAACTTTATTGGCTCCATTGCTTATTATTATGAAAATATTTTACGCTCTGTAGCCGAAGAACTTAATTTAAATGTGGGACATGTAGTACAGAAACCAATTGAAAGCTTAGTAGATTACCACATTAAATATATACTCTAA
- a CDS encoding lantibiotic dehydratase family protein translates to MPRFPYQFFEEYIVRTPLFSCKRFFETVNKHEISDEELKIRLADDSVFLEALYLASPDLYEEILKWLHAEKQFSQKEHQKLKHTLLKYYSRMSTRCTPFGLFSGVGLGKFNIDSKPVDSFEDPLFTDYLVRDTKLDMYFLVSLAQHFIKKPEIRTKLLFQPNNTIYKVGTKIRYIEYQYSGGKRDYVISSASLSEELQAVLKFSKFGKTIQELTDILITEDITQEEALEFIEELIDNQVLTSEIEPNVSGRDFLGILISVLQRFQVGETNILISIQNKLHELDQNIGNPISNYAEIEKLIASFGIEYEQRYLFQTDLYSKDKLILSSNWKKELKTAFSFLNKITLTPKDIRLEKFKKAFTERFEGKEIPLQYILDSEIGLGYKQDISLKGIHPYLDDLEFSKSERNKNLNIELNPVQKVLNEKLQDTLLENQYKIELLDSDFEGVNEKWDDLPDTISFLTEIISEGNTEKLFLNGSTTSSAANLLGRFCSEKSEIHKLTRTIAQKEQTLNPDCILAEVIHLPEARIGNVIRRPTIRHYEIPYMAKSVLAEENQIAVDDLYISLKNNRIVLRSKRLNQEIRPYLTNAHNYFYNTLPMYHFLSDLYSHEIRNSLRFDWGGLKDIYRFLPRVEYKNIILSKACWKIFDKDVTFLEQLMIDKDEFLSELKNWRIKRKIPAWIQWVQADNTLPLNLENYDMAVIFIQTVKKKKTIMVEEFLFNENKDFKHEFVFPMYQLK, encoded by the coding sequence ATGCCTCGCTTTCCCTATCAATTTTTTGAAGAATATATTGTACGTACTCCTTTATTTTCATGTAAAAGATTTTTTGAAACGGTAAATAAACATGAAATTTCAGATGAGGAATTAAAAATTAGATTAGCTGATGACTCTGTTTTTCTGGAAGCTCTGTACCTTGCCTCACCTGATTTATATGAAGAAATTCTCAAATGGCTTCATGCGGAAAAGCAATTTTCTCAAAAGGAACACCAAAAATTAAAACATACTTTATTAAAATATTATAGCCGGATGAGTACTCGTTGTACTCCATTCGGCTTATTTTCTGGAGTGGGTTTAGGAAAGTTTAATATAGACTCTAAACCAGTAGATTCATTTGAAGATCCATTGTTTACAGATTATCTAGTTCGGGATACGAAATTGGATATGTATTTTCTTGTATCATTGGCTCAACATTTTATAAAAAAGCCAGAAATAAGAACTAAGCTTTTGTTTCAGCCTAATAATACTATTTATAAAGTAGGAACAAAAATCCGTTATATAGAATATCAATATTCAGGAGGGAAAAGAGATTATGTTATTTCGTCAGCCTCACTTTCTGAAGAATTGCAAGCGGTATTAAAATTTTCAAAATTTGGAAAAACTATACAGGAGCTTACAGATATTCTTATAACAGAAGATATCACCCAGGAGGAAGCATTAGAATTTATAGAAGAACTGATCGATAATCAAGTTCTCACCAGTGAGATTGAGCCTAATGTTTCAGGAAGGGACTTTTTAGGTATTCTTATTTCTGTTTTACAAAGGTTTCAGGTAGGTGAGACCAATATTTTGATTTCTATACAAAATAAGCTTCATGAATTAGATCAAAATATTGGCAATCCGATTTCAAACTATGCTGAGATTGAAAAACTTATTGCATCTTTTGGCATTGAATATGAGCAGAGATATTTATTTCAAACCGATTTATATTCTAAAGATAAATTGATTTTATCATCCAATTGGAAAAAAGAACTTAAAACAGCCTTTAGCTTTTTAAATAAAATAACTTTAACCCCAAAAGATATCCGTTTAGAGAAATTCAAAAAAGCTTTTACCGAACGATTTGAAGGGAAGGAAATTCCATTACAGTATATTCTTGATTCTGAAATTGGCCTTGGTTATAAACAAGATATCTCTTTAAAAGGCATTCATCCTTATTTGGACGACTTGGAGTTTTCAAAATCTGAAAGAAATAAAAACCTAAATATTGAACTTAATCCGGTTCAAAAAGTTCTTAATGAGAAACTACAGGATACCTTATTAGAGAATCAATATAAGATAGAATTATTAGATTCTGATTTTGAAGGCGTAAACGAAAAATGGGACGATCTGCCTGATACAATTTCTTTTTTGACAGAAATTATTTCAGAAGGAAATACAGAAAAATTATTCTTAAATGGCAGTACCACAAGTAGTGCAGCCAATTTATTAGGGCGATTTTGTTCTGAAAAATCTGAGATACATAAACTCACAAGAACTATTGCACAGAAAGAACAAACTCTGAATCCTGACTGTATTTTAGCAGAAGTGATTCATTTGCCAGAAGCAAGGATAGGAAATGTGATTAGAAGGCCTACTATAAGACATTACGAAATCCCTTACATGGCAAAATCTGTTTTGGCGGAAGAAAATCAAATAGCTGTAGATGACCTTTATATATCATTGAAAAATAATAGAATTGTTTTACGGTCTAAAAGACTTAATCAAGAAATAAGACCTTATTTGACAAATGCTCACAACTACTTTTATAATACTTTACCAATGTATCACTTTCTTTCTGATCTTTATTCTCATGAAATAAGAAATAGTTTACGTTTTGATTGGGGTGGGTTGAAGGATATTTACAGGTTTCTCCCAAGAGTAGAATATAAAAATATCATCCTTTCAAAAGCTTGCTGGAAGATCTTTGATAAAGACGTTACTTTTTTGGAGCAGTTAATGATAGATAAAGATGAGTTTTTATCTGAATTGAAAAATTGGAGAATTAAAAGAAAAATTCCTGCATGGATACAATGGGTACAAGCAGATAATACTTTACCGCTGAATCTTGAAAATTATGATATGGCTGTAATTTTTATTCAGACCGTTAAAAAGAAAAAAACAATCATGGTAGAAGAATTTTTGTTTAATGAGAATAAAGATTTTAAACATGAATTTGTTTTTCCTATGTATCAATTAAAATAA